From Granulicella sp. WH15, the proteins below share one genomic window:
- a CDS encoding MmcQ/YjbR family DNA-binding protein: MTVDDFRRIALSLAGAEESAHMGSPDFRVGGRIFATLASAGQGYGNLLLSPEQQAAFVDEQPEVFVPVAGGWGSMGATHIRLSAASEEVLTGALRTAWKLRLEKNGKASGKKSRGANP; the protein is encoded by the coding sequence ATGACCGTGGATGATTTTCGCCGCATTGCGCTGAGTCTTGCAGGTGCTGAGGAGAGCGCGCACATGGGCTCGCCGGACTTCCGCGTGGGTGGTCGCATCTTTGCCACGCTTGCCTCTGCCGGTCAGGGGTATGGCAATTTGCTGCTCTCACCCGAGCAGCAGGCGGCGTTTGTCGACGAGCAGCCGGAGGTCTTTGTGCCTGTCGCGGGTGGCTGGGGGAGCATGGGAGCGACGCACATCCGGCTGTCGGCGGCGAGCGAAGAGGTGCTCACGGGAGCCTTGCGTACGGCTTGGAAGCTGCGGCTCGAGAAGAACGGCAAGGCGTCGGGCAAGAAAAGCCGCGGGGCGAATCCCTGA
- a CDS encoding TlpA disulfide reductase family protein — MSIHSALKLSSALALLLALTHTSGAQTPVFAGPTDPRAIQAYQEATEFEKHRNVVFALDNYRKADKLDGNKCAACALAVVKVAVEIGDFKAADAASQELIALSTTPEQQTKAHLSRAQMLLAMGQNKKKPECFQQGAAETDLVLATKPNDATALYLKGTCLAFEQHDDDARKVFGQLTTEMKPGSVDYTRITRFAERPELARARMAPAFRVTTLDGKRVSLDELKNKVVLIDFWATWCGPCREALPHMQQIAKKFEGQPLVILSISLDKDEQKWKEFVGKNNMTWLQYRDNGFNGSIATSFGVQSIPHTFTIDSDGVLQDEKIGDGYIEGKLKKLIAQAVQNEAKQREAAAPVASGTTASQQ, encoded by the coding sequence GTGTCGATTCACTCTGCCTTGAAGCTGTCCTCTGCTCTTGCCCTATTGCTCGCGCTCACCCATACGTCTGGAGCGCAAACGCCCGTCTTCGCAGGCCCCACCGATCCACGCGCGATCCAAGCCTATCAGGAGGCCACGGAGTTCGAGAAACATCGCAACGTCGTCTTCGCCCTCGATAACTACAGGAAGGCCGACAAACTCGACGGCAACAAATGCGCGGCCTGCGCCCTTGCCGTTGTGAAGGTGGCCGTGGAGATCGGTGACTTCAAGGCCGCTGACGCCGCATCGCAGGAGCTGATCGCCCTCTCCACCACGCCGGAGCAGCAGACCAAGGCTCACCTGTCACGCGCCCAGATGCTCCTCGCCATGGGCCAGAACAAGAAGAAACCGGAGTGCTTTCAGCAGGGCGCGGCCGAGACCGACCTGGTGCTCGCCACCAAGCCGAACGACGCCACCGCGCTCTACCTGAAGGGCACCTGCCTGGCCTTCGAGCAGCACGATGACGACGCCCGCAAGGTCTTCGGTCAACTGACCACGGAGATGAAACCCGGCTCGGTCGACTACACCCGCATTACCCGCTTCGCCGAGCGCCCCGAACTGGCGCGAGCCCGCATGGCCCCGGCCTTCCGCGTCACCACGCTGGACGGCAAGCGCGTCTCGCTCGACGAGCTGAAGAACAAGGTCGTCCTCATCGACTTCTGGGCCACCTGGTGCGGCCCCTGCCGCGAGGCGCTGCCCCACATGCAGCAGATCGCCAAAAAGTTCGAGGGCCAGCCCCTGGTCATCCTCAGCATCAGCCTCGACAAAGACGAACAGAAGTGGAAGGAGTTCGTCGGCAAGAACAACATGACGTGGCTGCAATATCGCGACAACGGCTTCAACGGCTCCATCGCCACCAGCTTCGGCGTCCAGTCGATCCCCCACACCTTTACCATCGACAGCGACGGAGTCCTACAAGACGAGAAGATAGGCGACGGCTACATTGAGGGCAAGCTGAAGAAGCTCATCGCGCAGGCCGTGCAGAACGAGGCCAAACAGCGCGAGGCGGCCGCACCGGTTGCATCCGGCACGACCGCCTCGCAGCAGTAG
- the gcvP gene encoding aminomethyl-transferring glycine dehydrogenase, with protein MASEAIAATQVSGKTLTNQLNGVESFAKRHIGPTAAGIEAMLGVVGVDSLDGLIAEAVPASILDPGQLTFGPALTEPETLAYLKTVAAKNRVMTSLIGQGYYGTLLPAVIQRNIFENPAWYTAYTPYQPEISQGRLEALINFQTMVCDLTGLDIANASLLDEATAAAEAMAMAKRGAKSSKTSFFVDRGCHPQTIALLGTRAKPFGWTLVIGDPATDLVASDVFGAIFQYPGTHGHIVDFREAIAALHAAGAVAVMAADPLALTLLTSPGELGADMAIGSTQRFGVPMGYGGPHAAYLATKDELKRNMPGRLVGVSVDRRGNPAYRLALQTREQHIRREKATSNICTAQVLLAVMASMYAVYHGPEGLVEIATRVHTLTTKLAAGLVSLGFAVEPAAYFDTITVLTGHRTDDIHAAAVAAGFNLRRHAAGGRVGISLDETITPAQVEALWACFGPALKFDAVSASATLPASLRRTSKFLTHPVFNQYHSETEMLRYMRRLADRDLALDRAMIPLGSCTMKLNATTEMIPVTWPEFSSLHPFVPADQAAGYAELLKALEERLCQITGYDAFSFQPNSGAQGEYAGLLAINAYHESRGEGHRKICLIPTSAHGTNPASAQMASMEVVSVKCDEQGNVDVDDLREKATKYADILSCIMITYPSTHGVFEERVREVCEIVHDFGGQVYLDGANLNAQVGVVYPGKFGGDVSHLNLHKTFCIPHGGGGPGVGPIGVRSHLAPFLPGHPELADSTAMGPVSAAPYGSASILVISWAYILLMGGEGLTLATEAAILNANYIAKRLEEHYPVLYKNEHGRVAHECILDTRPIKATSGVSVDDLAKRLIDYGFHAPTMSFPVAGTLMIEPTESESKAEIDRFCDAMIAIRNEVRDIEAGKWKVEDSPLAFAPHTVHDLVDDVWDRPYTRAEGCFPGNSRRTDKYWSPVSRIDNAYGDRHLFCSCPPMEETVAAE; from the coding sequence ATGGCAAGCGAAGCGATTGCGGCAACTCAGGTTTCGGGCAAGACCCTTACCAACCAACTGAACGGCGTGGAGTCGTTCGCCAAGCGCCACATCGGACCCACGGCGGCGGGTATCGAGGCCATGCTGGGCGTGGTCGGCGTCGATTCGCTCGACGGCCTGATCGCCGAGGCTGTGCCCGCGTCGATCCTCGATCCGGGGCAGTTGACCTTTGGCCCCGCGCTGACCGAGCCGGAGACGCTGGCGTATCTCAAGACCGTGGCCGCGAAGAATCGCGTGATGACCTCGCTGATCGGGCAGGGCTACTATGGCACGCTGCTTCCGGCGGTCATTCAGCGCAATATTTTCGAGAACCCGGCGTGGTACACGGCGTATACGCCGTATCAGCCGGAGATCAGCCAGGGGCGGCTCGAGGCTTTGATTAATTTTCAGACGATGGTCTGCGACCTGACCGGGCTGGATATCGCCAATGCGTCGCTGCTTGATGAGGCCACTGCCGCCGCCGAGGCGATGGCGATGGCGAAGCGCGGGGCCAAGTCGTCCAAAACCAGCTTCTTTGTGGATCGCGGCTGCCATCCGCAGACGATTGCGCTGCTGGGCACGCGGGCCAAGCCCTTCGGTTGGACGCTGGTGATCGGCGATCCCGCGACCGACCTGGTGGCGTCTGACGTCTTCGGAGCGATCTTCCAGTACCCCGGCACTCACGGGCATATCGTGGACTTCCGTGAGGCGATTGCCGCGCTGCACGCCGCAGGCGCGGTGGCCGTGATGGCGGCCGATCCGCTGGCGCTGACGCTGCTGACGTCTCCGGGAGAGCTGGGCGCGGATATGGCCATCGGCTCGACGCAGCGCTTCGGTGTGCCGATGGGCTATGGCGGCCCGCACGCCGCGTATCTGGCGACGAAGGATGAGTTGAAGCGCAACATGCCGGGGCGGCTGGTGGGTGTCTCGGTCGACCGGCGTGGCAACCCCGCGTACCGGCTGGCGTTGCAGACGCGCGAGCAGCACATCCGCCGCGAGAAGGCCACCTCGAACATCTGTACCGCGCAGGTGCTGCTGGCCGTGATGGCGAGCATGTACGCGGTCTACCACGGGCCGGAGGGGCTGGTCGAGATCGCCACGCGCGTCCACACCCTGACCACGAAGCTGGCCGCTGGGCTGGTCTCGCTGGGCTTCGCGGTGGAGCCTGCGGCTTACTTCGACACCATCACCGTGCTGACCGGGCACAGGACCGACGATATCCATGCGGCTGCGGTGGCGGCGGGCTTCAACCTGCGGCGTCACGCGGCGGGCGGGCGCGTGGGCATCAGCCTCGATGAGACCATCACCCCGGCTCAGGTGGAGGCGCTGTGGGCCTGCTTTGGCCCCGCGCTCAAGTTCGACGCGGTGAGCGCCTCGGCGACGCTGCCGGCGAGCCTGCGGCGCACCAGCAAGTTCCTTACTCACCCGGTCTTCAACCAGTACCACTCCGAGACCGAGATGCTGCGCTACATGCGGCGGCTGGCCGACCGCGATCTGGCGCTCGACCGCGCGATGATTCCGCTGGGCTCCTGCACCATGAAGCTGAACGCCACCACCGAGATGATCCCGGTGACCTGGCCGGAGTTCAGCAGCCTGCATCCGTTTGTTCCGGCGGATCAGGCGGCTGGATACGCCGAGTTGCTCAAGGCGCTTGAGGAGCGGCTGTGCCAGATCACCGGCTACGATGCGTTCTCGTTCCAGCCTAACTCGGGCGCGCAGGGCGAGTACGCCGGGCTGCTGGCGATCAATGCCTATCACGAGAGTCGTGGCGAAGGGCACCGCAAGATCTGCCTCATCCCCACCTCGGCGCACGGCACCAACCCCGCGTCGGCACAGATGGCTTCGATGGAGGTCGTCAGCGTCAAGTGCGATGAGCAGGGCAATGTGGACGTCGACGACCTGCGCGAGAAGGCGACCAAGTACGCCGATATCCTCTCGTGCATCATGATTACGTACCCTTCGACGCACGGCGTCTTCGAGGAGCGCGTGCGCGAGGTCTGCGAGATCGTGCACGACTTCGGTGGTCAGGTCTATCTGGACGGCGCGAACCTGAACGCGCAGGTGGGCGTGGTCTATCCGGGCAAGTTCGGTGGCGACGTGAGCCATCTGAACCTGCACAAGACCTTCTGCATTCCGCACGGCGGCGGCGGTCCGGGCGTCGGCCCGATCGGCGTGCGCAGCCACCTGGCTCCATTCCTGCCGGGGCACCCGGAGCTGGCCGATAGCACGGCGATGGGACCGGTCTCGGCTGCTCCTTACGGCTCGGCTTCAATCCTGGTCATCTCGTGGGCGTACATCCTGCTGATGGGCGGAGAGGGTCTGACGTTGGCCACCGAGGCGGCAATCCTGAACGCCAACTACATCGCCAAGCGGCTGGAGGAGCACTATCCCGTGCTCTACAAGAACGAGCATGGGCGAGTGGCGCACGAGTGCATTCTTGATACGCGGCCGATCAAGGCGACCTCCGGCGTATCGGTGGACGATCTGGCCAAGCGTCTGATCGACTACGGCTTCCACGCGCCGACGATGAGCTTCCCGGTGGCGGGCACGCTGATGATCGAGCCGACCGAGTCCGAGTCGAAGGCTGAGATCGACCGCTTCTGCGATGCGATGATCGCGATTCGCAACGAGGTGCGCGACATCGAAGCGGGCAAGTGGAAGGTGGAGGATAGCCCACTGGCCTTCGCGCCGCACACGGTTCACGACCTTGTGGACGACGTGTGGGATCGTCCGTACACGCGCGCGGAGGGCTGTTTCCCCGGCAACTCGCGGCGCACGGACAAGTACTGGTCTCCGGTCAGCCGGATCGACAACGCGTACGGCGACCGGCACCTCTTCTGCTCGTGCCCGCCGATGGAAGAGACCGTCGCCGCCGAGTAA
- a CDS encoding ATP-binding cassette domain-containing protein: MISVSNVTMRYGQKLLFEDVSVTFTDGRRYGLTGPNGAGKSTFMKVLTGQLDAQKGTVVRPRKFGVLSQDQYAFDAYRVIDTVIMGNKALWAALEEREIIYNKPEMTDEDGSRLGELEGIVGDEDGYEAEANAAILLQGLDIPDELHERKMSELQGGQKVRVLLCQALFGQPEALFLDEPTNYLDLDSIHWLEDFLNRYNGTVITISHDRHFLNNVCTHIADIDYETIIVYNGGYDDMVLQKTSIRTRIESQNEQREKKIAQLNDFIARFSAGTRSSQVNSRKKEVERLATSELARSNIARPFIRFDLVRPSGKTVLEFENVNKSYVQKDGKTEHVINNFSAMVGRGEKVVLIGRNGQGKTTLLKALLANGPGIEEKDVSIDSGEVKWGHEAQIGYFAQDHKGSIQLGMTASDWLHQYDPQATKEEIRGILGQMLFRGEEGNKKTDALSGGEAARLLFCKIMLQKPNILVLDEPTNHLDLESINALNQAIQKYEGTVFLVTHDQDLIEEAGTRIWHFEGGPTNFHITDHKGPYEEYQQQLAMSSK, from the coding sequence ATGATTTCCGTCTCGAATGTCACAATGCGTTATGGCCAGAAGCTCCTCTTCGAGGATGTCTCGGTCACCTTTACGGACGGCCGCCGCTACGGCCTGACCGGGCCTAACGGCGCGGGTAAATCGACCTTTATGAAGGTGCTGACGGGCCAGCTCGACGCCCAGAAGGGCACCGTGGTGCGCCCGCGCAAGTTCGGCGTGCTCTCGCAGGATCAGTACGCCTTCGATGCGTACCGGGTGATCGACACGGTCATCATGGGGAACAAGGCCCTGTGGGCGGCGCTGGAAGAGCGCGAGATCATCTACAACAAGCCCGAGATGACGGACGAGGATGGCAGCCGTCTGGGCGAGCTTGAGGGTATCGTCGGAGACGAGGACGGCTACGAGGCCGAGGCCAATGCGGCCATCCTGCTGCAAGGGCTCGACATTCCCGACGAGCTGCACGAGCGCAAGATGAGCGAGCTGCAGGGCGGCCAGAAGGTCCGCGTGCTGCTGTGTCAGGCACTCTTCGGCCAGCCCGAGGCGTTGTTCCTCGACGAGCCTACGAACTATCTCGACCTCGACTCGATCCACTGGCTTGAGGACTTTTTGAACCGCTATAACGGCACGGTCATCACCATCTCGCACGACCGGCACTTCCTGAACAACGTGTGCACGCACATCGCCGATATCGACTACGAGACGATCATCGTCTACAACGGCGGCTACGACGACATGGTGTTGCAGAAGACCAGCATCCGCACCCGCATCGAGAGCCAGAACGAGCAGCGCGAGAAGAAGATTGCGCAGTTGAACGACTTTATCGCGCGCTTCTCCGCCGGTACGCGTTCGAGCCAGGTGAACTCGCGTAAGAAGGAAGTCGAGCGGCTGGCCACCAGCGAGCTGGCTCGCTCGAACATCGCGCGTCCGTTCATCCGCTTCGACCTGGTGCGGCCTTCAGGCAAGACGGTGCTTGAGTTCGAGAACGTGAACAAGAGCTACGTCCAGAAGGACGGCAAGACCGAGCACGTCATCAACAACTTCTCGGCGATGGTGGGCCGCGGCGAGAAGGTCGTCCTGATCGGGCGCAACGGACAGGGCAAGACCACGCTGCTGAAGGCGCTGCTGGCCAACGGGCCGGGGATCGAGGAGAAGGATGTCTCGATCGACTCGGGCGAGGTGAAGTGGGGGCACGAGGCGCAGATCGGCTACTTCGCGCAGGACCACAAGGGTTCGATCCAACTGGGCATGACGGCCTCGGACTGGCTGCACCAGTACGATCCGCAGGCGACCAAGGAGGAGATCCGCGGCATCCTGGGGCAGATGCTCTTCCGCGGCGAAGAGGGCAACAAGAAGACCGATGCGCTGTCGGGAGGAGAGGCTGCGCGGCTGCTCTTCTGCAAGATCATGCTGCAGAAGCCGAACATCCTGGTGCTCGACGAGCCGACGAACCACCTGGATCTCGAGAGCATCAACGCGCTGAACCAGGCGATCCAGAAGTATGAGGGCACGGTCTTTCTGGTGACGCACGACCAGGACCTGATCGAAGAGGCGGGAACGCGGATCTGGCACTTTGAGGGCGGGCCGACGAACTTCCACATCACCGACCACAAGGGGCCGTACGAGGAGTATCAGCAGCAGTTGGCGATGAGTTCGAAGTAG